In the Posidoniimonas polymericola genome, one interval contains:
- a CDS encoding alpha/beta hydrolase, whose amino-acid sequence MSPLPAIKLAFTSTVERPSEDRIQLYEASGEETPVSTFVPQNFERNYAYPLVVWLHGQDQNECDLPHVMRHVSTRNYLAVAPRGVDESLEVEGGYAWSDAPDSVEEAADRVFDALQQAQRFNINDRRVFLAGVGAGGTLAMRLAMRHPETFAGAATFDGALPTGNSPLGRVNELRSLPILLSSSRESQEYPEQQLCDDLRLLHSAGATVSVRQYPGGDDLTTAMLADFDRWMMEIVCGAAAAKV is encoded by the coding sequence ATGTCCCCCCTCCCCGCCATCAAACTTGCGTTCACGAGCACGGTCGAGCGCCCCAGCGAAGACCGCATCCAGCTCTACGAGGCCTCCGGAGAAGAGACGCCGGTCTCGACCTTCGTGCCGCAGAACTTCGAACGCAACTACGCCTACCCACTGGTCGTCTGGCTGCACGGCCAGGACCAGAACGAGTGCGACCTGCCCCACGTCATGCGGCACGTCAGCACCCGCAACTACCTGGCCGTCGCGCCGCGGGGCGTCGACGAGAGCCTCGAGGTAGAAGGCGGCTACGCGTGGTCGGACGCCCCCGACTCGGTCGAGGAGGCCGCCGACCGCGTGTTCGACGCCCTCCAGCAGGCCCAGCGGTTCAACATCAACGACCGCCGGGTGTTCCTGGCCGGCGTCGGAGCTGGCGGCACGCTGGCCATGCGGCTGGCGATGCGTCACCCAGAAACGTTCGCCGGCGCCGCCACGTTCGACGGCGCCCTGCCGACCGGCAACTCGCCGCTCGGCCGCGTCAACGAGCTCCGCTCGCTGCCGATCCTGCTGTCCAGCAGCCGCGAGAGCCAGGAGTACCCCGAGCAGCAGCTCTGCGACGACCTGCGGCTGCTGCACTCGGCCGGCGCCACGGTGAGCGTCCGCCAGTACCCCGGCGGCGACGACCTGACCACCGCCATGCTGGCCGACTTCGACCGCTGGATGATGGAGATCGTGTGCGGCGCGGCCGCGGCCAAGGTCTAG